ttttgaaaattttcaattttcttagcgggaagtttaaACTGTTTTATTTTGCCTGGGCGTTAACGACTTGATGCAGTAGCTTACGAGTCTGCTTTATAATGAGGCCATGGATTCGTTTCCAAGAGGTGtcatgaaatttttctcgCCTCCGGGCgaaaagcgtcaactttcgtcccgctgcgctaaacgaaaataccgctttccgccttcgtcggacaaaaaaatagcacACAGCCCTTGGAAAGTAAGAAAGAtaacctcagatcacatgtttgtcgacctcggcttcgcctcggccaacaattacatgtgatctgaggcttttcttattattcttcccaaggggtgtaatatactatgaatcaagaagaaaaaatttacaccAATTAAGGATTGGATTTTGAAGACAATTTTTTACGTGATTAGAGTCAATGGgtgataaaaattcaattatttccaACATTCGAGACGTTGCTGAACTTCCTTTAAAGAACATGCTTTTTTTTACAGGTGGTTTCTTATAAAGTTTTTTGATTCTTCCAGAGTTTGTGAATTAATTGCACTCTTAtgctaattaatttaacagacaataaaaatattgataatatatatttctaaacttcctgctaagaaaattgaaaattaaaaaaaatcgagaagttattggttttacccgtTTTTCAACAATTGAGTTCTCATCATATCTTGACGTTTTAACGTCTTAGGAAGCTTTCCCAAATGTTTCCGATGTTTGCGATggtgtccgtacgtctgtgtgtgtgtgtttatgtATGCATGTAACCCTCTTATTTTCTACTTCGAAATTTCCTGTTCAATCAAATCAAACTTGAAGGTCATCTATGGAGCTAATAAAAATGTATCGTGTGCTACCAAccgcgtggaaatcggtttaCTCATTctaaagttattgcggtttgaaaattcaaaaaatagtgtttcattaaacttctatcagacttttgagctcagagagcttaaaattacacaaaaattatatttttgagctcaaagagctcaaaaaagtaataagtgtaattttgagcgcttaagtatggaattagcgtgaagttgcagggatagcttttagggtcaaccgtttttctaatttttctaattctgCATTATAATGCAAACTAGTGTATCTTACGCACGCAAGCATACGCCttaatattttgtaacatatataatttcaagtttattttatatttaactcATCATGCTATGAATAGTTTGTTCCAAAAGTAAAACgtatttgtaatatatttgTACATACTCTACAATTTTATGCCAAATTCTCATCAAATTTTATGGCaccaattaaattttctaaaattctgCTGGAACtaaaagaaattgtttttGGATTAatgtcacaattttttttgtaagttgaatattttttgttattttgtcTTTAGCAGTCCAATTTTCATGACCATATTTGTGAacttcttttcttttttttttaacaatttgatCATCAGAAAAATCCAACCAAAGTCTGCAAATTTCTTTGTTATCATTTAATTCATATCCTTTTAGTATACCAACTGCACCATTGACAAGTCCGTCTtcaacatcaatatttatagtCAACATATATTTAACACCCAAGCTTAATGATAAATTAGAAGGTAATCCTTTTGCATCTTTAGCTactatatttttacaataatcaattaaattttgttccaTTTTATTCGAGCAAGTTCCCGTAATTATATCAATTgcaataacattttttctgagaacatctttgtttattattttttcattataattatcaacttCATCATTAGTACGAAATAAATGTATTGCATCTTTCGGAATATGATCGTCATTATGTACTATTCTAGATTCAAAAAgtttcaaatcatttttagATAATGTTCTACCAGCTAAATTATTAAGAGCTTCAGCGAATTTAAAATCATCCTTCTGCCACATTATTTCTGTCAATTGATAACTCGTAAATAAATTCCATAAAGGATTACCAATTATATCTCCATAGAAATCCATTGAATGagcttgaaaaatatatctatcaCCGACAGGAGctaattgattaaaatcacCTAAAACAATTACTGATATTCCACCAAAAGGTTTTGAAGATTGAAAAATCTGCTTCAACCGACTATCAACTTGTTGAATCATCCTTGAACCGACTATgcttattttatcaaatataattaaactaaGGTCTTTTAATTTTGCATACAACGTATTTCGAGTACCACTGCTCAATGAAATAAGGTCTGTTGAACACTGATTTAATGGAAGTATAGAAGCTGCGTGTAATGTAGTTCCTTTTATTTCGAATGCTGCTTTTCCTGTTGGCGCACATAGTAAAACTTTCGTTGATtctaaattattagatttataattaaaaaatcgaagCATAATTTAGTAAATTGCTTCTATTAATCGAGATTTACCAACACCAGCACCACCCATCACACAATGATATAATGGTAATGATTTAGTCTTAAATAGATGTactaaatgtaataaaaattttctttgtttttcattaagaaaattcattaatcaataaattaattaattcaaactaaattcataaaattttcctcAGAAACTAATCGAGGTATTGGAACATAATAAACGTctttattatcatcaaatcttttcttattttcagCTTCATTTTCATTCATATCTATAGCAATGTCACCTTCTTGAGTTGGATCATCGAAAACTTCTAAATTTTTGGGAATATTTTTATCCATTTCATTTTCAtgattaaattcttttatttttaggatAGCTTCATTTAATACattttctatattttcatTGTACACGTATTCAGATCTCTTCTCTTTTATtatatcttaattttttgaaaataatgaagaaGTAGACTTGATCAAAATATCTTCATATCGCAATGGTATAAATAACATctacagattcggtagaatctggcgccaagtttcgttcaaaaatcccgttgcaaacggagcgccagactacggaatgtgtttactgtaagcagaacggttttttgaggttgcgaaatttaatttaattctacggtaatttttttcactaatttgttcattataacagtaattcataatttattttaccggattaattaatttataatcacttataacaatttatttacttgaaattattaaattttatcagcacatactatagcgcGCTCACAtttttcgatcctgactttttttttatgtaaaaagtgacatgccacagactagataaaataaaaatgtgtagtaatcctcctatagatacgcaactacagtgaaaaaaagtaattcacagcttacatttacggccgccagggcgcactggaattatatctacataaactgtagcttcaaggggatagatTGGGTGCCATAACTTAGTCCTATTTATTTCTTTCGTAAATGTGATGTTTTCATCGAAATAGAGTCTATGAAACGTTCGAAATCATGAATATGAGACTTTATGAATgtgatgttttaaaaaaaatagatttaaaaaacgtgatattttcaaaatgtATACTGTTGCATATGTAAGGTTTTCATTACATCGATTTTCATTAACGTGATACTTCAAATATGTGAGGTTTAGAAAAGAATGGTTTAATAAATGGTACGTTTGAATATCGTACAATCTTCTTCATGTAAGGATTCATAAACGTGaggtttcataaaaaaatcaagcgaCAATATCGACCAAAGATGGAAATAATTTCAGTTGGTACAATAGATTTCATATGataagaactaaaaaattttcaaatagaCTTCCGGGCGGCAAATCACGTAgtctagtaaaaaaaaaaaaacagaattataaataaaatcttatgttaaattttgttaattataggAGAGGTTTATTCTAATATTAGATCATGATTTACTGagtaaatgttttattaaaatgaccAAAAAACAGcgcttaaataattatattgaaaaaaaacgaGACGGTAagttgtcattttttaaaaattaatttatattttttaaaatatcagtggtttacaaaatacaaagtcacgttttaacaattaagattttcaaaatatatacttaTCCTAATATTCCAATCCTGAAGAGCGTTAattagagtacccacattaattttttatatattttttataataacatatataaatgaataaaatatatgaaaaattggtcCACAGTCATCCCtgataaataagaaagaaaaataattaaaaagatacCAGGTCTTGTTAATTTCtgacattttcataaatatcagCTAAATTCTGAGTTTTATTCGTCAAggcctttaatttgagtatccacattgattttcatacattttagtcattcatatttatataattataaaaatatacgaTAAATTGGTGTGGGCACTCAAATTTAAGCTCTTGAGGAGTATAATTCcagaatgagtttatattttgaaaaatatcattagtttaCAATATATCGGGCCATGTCTtaacaattgacatttttaacatataagcttatccttATATTCCACTCATCAAGGGCTTcaattcgagtacccacattaatttttcatatgttttttataattatatatatcaattgataaaataaatgaaaaattgatatggatactcaaatgaaagctcttgaagagtGGAATATAGGGATAagcatatattttaaaaatgttaattgttAAGAAATGGCTTTTTGAcaactaatgatattgttaaagatataagtttaTTTTGACGTTaaattcatcaagaccttttatttcaGTGTCCACaccaatttttcatgtatatatatat
The nucleotide sequence above comes from Cotesia glomerata isolate CgM1 unplaced genomic scaffold, MPM_Cglom_v2.3 scaffold_486, whole genome shotgun sequence. Encoded proteins:
- the LOC123274632 gene encoding ATP-dependent DNA helicase pfh1-like; protein product: MDKNIPKNLEVFDDPTQEGDIAIDMNENEAENKKRFDDNKDVYYVPIPRLVSEENFMNLTKSLPLYHCVMGGAGVESTKVLLCAPTGKAAFEIKGTTLHAASILPLNQCSTDLISLSSGTRNTLYAKLKDLSLIIFDKISIVGSRMIQQVDSRLKQIFQSSKPFGGISVIVLGDFNQLAPVGDRYIFQAHSMDFYGDIIGNPLWNLFTSYQLTEIMWQKDDFKFAEALNNLAGRTLSKNDLKLFESRIVHNDDHIPKDAIHLFHVLRKNVIAIDIITGTCSNKMEQNLIDYCKNIVAKDAKGLPSNLSLSLGVKYMLTINIDVEDGLVNGAV